TCCTCGCCCCGGATGCGCCGAGTGATAGCTCGCTCCACCAAGGGGGCAACGGCGCGCTTCACGACCGGGACGGTGCTGCAACGCCGCCTCGATGACATGTTCCCGGGCACCACCACCCAGTACCTCCGCAACGGAGCGGCTCAGCCCACTGCGGAACAGCTCGCCGCCACCCGGCCAGCGGAGTGGTCCGACCGGACCACGCTGCTGTGCGCGGGTACCTACCAACCCCAGAAGGGGCACCGCGTGCTGCTGCACGCTCTCGCCGACCTCCCCGACGACCTCCGGTGGCATCTGATGCTCGTCGGCGAGCCCCCGCGGAGCCTGAGCGACGAGATCGACGACCTCGGACTCACCGACCGGATCGAGGTCCTGCCACGCATGAGCCAGCAGGACCTGATCCAGTTGATGGTGTGGGCCGATCTCTTCGTCCTCCCCTCCTGGGACGAGGCGTTCGGAAGCGTCTACGCCGAGGCACTGGCCGCGGGCACACCTATCATCTGCACCTCCGACTGTGGAATGGCCGAGGAGATCGAGCACCGCGTCCACGGCTGGATCGTCCAACCCCGAGACGTCGCCTCGCTTCGCGCCGCGCTTCTCGAATCCCTCGAAACCGACCTACCAGCCATGGGACAGGCCGGTCGACAGCTCGCCACCGAACGCTTCAGCTGGGACCAGAACGCCACGACCCTCGCCGAGGCCCTCATCCGCGGCACCACACCGAGTGCTTGAGGACCCTGCGTTCACACCAGCTCGCTGACCACCAGCCGGACCTTTCCGCCCTTGGTCCTGGTCACCTCTGGTACCTCGGTGATCGTCAGGTCGAGACCTCCGTCAGCGTAGGACAGCACCCTCTGCCGCAGCCGCTCCCGGTCCGACTCGCCGAAGCCCGGTTCGGGGACGACGAGCAGCTCGGCGCTCCCCGGTGACCGCTGCACGAACTGTGCCATCCGGACACCGCCGAGCCCCTTGAACGGAAGGTCGAGGCGACCAAGACGACCACCATCGGCGAGCACCACGTAGTCGTCGAGACGACCATCGAGACCCTCCAGGATCCGGCCGGGACGACCACACCGACACTCCGTCTCGCCGATCGCGGCACCATCACCCATGCGATAGCGGATCAGGGGAAAGGCAGGGTTCGCCAGCGCCGTGCCCACGACCTCGCCATCCACGACCTCGAGCGCGCCGAAATCCTCGTCGACGTGCAGAGCACCGAGGGGACACTGCGATGCATTGGCGACCTTCTCGGCCGCCCCGTAGTGCTCGATCGGG
The sequence above is drawn from the Acidimicrobiales bacterium genome and encodes:
- a CDS encoding glycosyltransferase family 4 protein, which produces MTDPPTIGDRQRKLLLCSLAVPWDGAPTTGLYNIDQAKALQRQGWEVEILKPIPRTPRWLGRLSPRARRWRRHPEHYEFDGVRVHSPRVWFSHAPIVRTRLARLAPGLATRWFRAAVQDHFDRHHHSFAPHAVVFHGSIPWAAIRCSTPRVFIEHSGSDVRMWESSPRMRRVIARSTKGATARFTTGTVLQRRLDDMFPGTTTQYLRNGAAQPTAEQLAATRPAEWSDRTTLLCAGTYQPQKGHRVLLHALADLPDDLRWHLMLVGEPPRSLSDEIDDLGLTDRIEVLPRMSQQDLIQLMVWADLFVLPSWDEAFGSVYAEALAAGTPIICTSDCGMAEEIEHRVHGWIVQPRDVASLRAALLESLETDLPAMGQAGRQLATERFSWDQNATTLAEALIRGTTPSA